AAGCACCCCAGTTATTTGATCTGGTTAAAAAAGCGGATATTTCTCTGCAAAAGGCGAATTTAACCGATCATCAAGCGCAAGTGGCTCTCTGTTTAGATGTGTCGGGTTCCATGTATTCTCTGTATAACTCAGGGAAGATTCAACGGTTAGCGGAGAAAATATTAGCCCTTGGTTGTCGGTTTGATGATGATGGAGCGATTAAAATTTTCCTGTTTGCAGGAAATGCCCAGAATCGGGGAGAGATGACGGTGGAGAATTTCCATAATTTTATCGGTCAAGCCTATAACCAATATGGGGGTGCAGGGGGAACGAATTATGCTCCCGCTTTGCAAGGGATTAGAAATGCCTATTTTCCTGATGGTGGGGGAGGAAGCCGACACTCTCCTTTGAAGGCGAATGTACCGGTTTACGTGATGTTTGTTACGGATGGGAGACCGTTCGATCAAGCTCAGTCTGAACAACAGTTACAGTGGTCATCCTATGAGCCGATTTTCTGGCAATTTATGGCTATTGGTCAGTCGAGTAAGGATGCTAAAGCCAAACGTGGAGGTATTTTAGGCTTTTTGAGTGGGGGGAGTCAGTTTGAGTTTTTGGAAAACTTAGATGATTTGGAGGGACGATATCTCGATAATGCGGATTTCTTTAGTGTGGAAGATCCGGAGGCGATCGCCGACCAAGAGCTGTATGATTTGTTGATGACAGAATACCCCAATTGGCTCAAAACTGCACGCGATCGGGGTTTGCTGTCCTAAGTTCAGGTGGGAGCATTCAGTCTAACCATCAGGGGAGAACGGTAATTTGACCGATACAGAAGATTTTTTCCGGGCTGATGTGGAGCTGTTCAAGGGCCACTTCAGTTCCGAGTTCGATATCGAGGGAGTCTAAGGGTTGGGTGAACCAGCCTGGTGGAGTGTCAATGGTAAGGGAATGGAAGTGTAGTAAATGACCCTGAATCAGGTCTAGATTGCTGTTTATTTTGAGACAGGCGTGAGGATCGTCAGGTTGAGGCCAGGTGGCTTCTAGGCTGAGTTGATGGTGACCGAGGGTAATGGTGTGCCACTGGGGGGAAGACGTGGCTAGGAGGCGATCGCCGCCATTTGTTTGACTGGCTTTGAGTAGTTCTCGCAGAAATTCGGTGAGTCCTTGGGAGAGCAGTCCTCCAGGGGTGAGGGAGTCTTGGAGTTGTTGGGCCGTAATTTGGAGTTGCCCCTTGACGAGAATGGGGTCAAGGAGACGCAAGGGTTTGCGCCGCAAAACTTGGGGTAAATTCGTGCGAATGGTGTCGGCTTCGAGCTGAAGTTGGCTCAGATGGAGTCCTTGGTAGATGGCTTGACTGGCTTGGACGGCGACATGGGGAATGAGACCGGATAGAATTTGGCGATCGCCTGCATCAATCCTCAGATGTAAATCGTGGATTTCTTCTGCTTGCGATCGGAGCCACAGTTGTAAGGCGGGAGAAAGTACCCGACTAATGAGACCGTGTTTACTGCCTGGACGGGTCTCTATTTCTCTCGGCTGCGCTGGGGTCATGAATAACTGTATTTGTTCACTCTGAGTATTTGTACTGCCTAATTTTAGGCATAATGGATTGTATTCTATCGTGTCTACTCACTTCTTTTTACCGATCCCTTCATATTGTCATGAAATGATGACTTAAATTCCTGATGAACCCAACAAAAGTCATCTTTCTATGACAAAAACATGGAGATCGAGCTGAGATCCCGTCAAATCACCCAAAATTCCCTGACGTTCCCCTTGCACTACCCTATTTTTTTTTGCAATATGTTAAGCAGTTGATCCCCAAGCTCAACCCTTGAGTTAACGATTAAGACATTAGGAGAGCCTGTCCATGACCAATAACCGTCCTCCCTTATCCGAGATGACCTTACGACAATTGCGTAAAGTCGCCAGTGAATATCAGATTTCCCGTTATAGCCGGATGCGTAAGTCCGAACTCCTGCAAGCCATTATCGAAGCCCAAAACTCTACTCATACATCTATGGACAACCATATGGAGACTGAACCAATGGACTCTCAAGAAACTGTAGAAGCTGCCAAGTTTGAAGTGGGCAACTCCTTTGATCCAGAAATTTTGGCTTCCGTAGATGACGGGTTAACAGATTTACCCATTGGTTATGGTCAACCCTGCATTGTCCTAATGCCTCGCGATCCTCAATGGGCTTATGCTTACTGGGATATTAGCAACGAGCAAAAAGAACAATTACGCATTCAAGGGGGACAACAACTCGCCCTACGAATTTACGATGTTACCGATCTCAACATCAACTACGAAAGCCCCCACAGTATGCAGGAATATCCCTGCGACGAATTAGCCAGAGAATGGTATATTCCCATTCCCATTAGCGATCGCATCTATGTCGTTGATATTGGTTATCGCTGTCCCGATGGTCGCTGGTTAATTCTGGCACGTTCTGCCCCCGTTACCATCCCCCCCATCTATCCCTCCGACTGGGTAGACGACAAGTTTATGACCGTAAACTGGGAAAAAACCCTCGGCAGTGGCGATCGGCTCCTCACCCTCGATCCCCCTGGCCGTAAAACCACCGAGGCCGATGAACTGTATCAACTCGCACGCGAAGCAGAAGCCAAACGTCTTGCCGGTTCCGTCTTTGGCTCCGAAACTGCCCAAGCTATCAGTTCCTACGTCTTCCCTTCTGGTGTAGGCAAATGGGCTGCCCCCGCAGCATCAGTGCAAACTGAATCTGGTGCAGGAATGACCACCTCTGGTGCAGGAATGACCACCTCTGGCGCAGGCTTAACCACCTCTGGTGCAGGAATGACCACCTCTGGCGCAGGCTTAACCACCTCTGGTGCAGGCTTAA
The DNA window shown above is from Roseofilum capinflatum BLCC-M114 and carries:
- a CDS encoding VWA domain-containing protein — its product is MTTELSKGARLNLSQNYPQVQHLQIEVGWSATEPGYEVDGSVFMLGANGLIPAEEYFVFYNNPRSPDRALQRVENCEEGRQRFMLDLSQLSALITELVFVVTIHEGVEKNQSFRHIEQAFMAISNAQTQEELARYALTEPFTSETALEFGRLYQKDSQWRFHALGQGYNSGLQGFLDQYHQEGATPPAPPQPSRRTKAVELEKKLEKEAPQLFDLVKKADISLQKANLTDHQAQVALCLDVSGSMYSLYNSGKIQRLAEKILALGCRFDDDGAIKIFLFAGNAQNRGEMTVENFHNFIGQAYNQYGGAGGTNYAPALQGIRNAYFPDGGGGSRHSPLKANVPVYVMFVTDGRPFDQAQSEQQLQWSSYEPIFWQFMAIGQSSKDAKAKRGGILGFLSGGSQFEFLENLDDLEGRYLDNADFFSVEDPEAIADQELYDLLMTEYPNWLKTARDRGLLS
- a CDS encoding LmeA family phospholipid-binding protein; the protein is MTPAQPREIETRPGSKHGLISRVLSPALQLWLRSQAEEIHDLHLRIDAGDRQILSGLIPHVAVQASQAIYQGLHLSQLQLEADTIRTNLPQVLRRKPLRLLDPILVKGQLQITAQQLQDSLTPGGLLSQGLTEFLRELLKASQTNGGDRLLATSSPQWHTITLGHHQLSLEATWPQPDDPHACLKINSNLDLIQGHLLHFHSLTIDTPPGWFTQPLDSLDIELGTEVALEQLHISPEKIFCIGQITVLP